A single genomic interval of Armigeres subalbatus isolate Guangzhou_Male chromosome 1, GZ_Asu_2, whole genome shotgun sequence harbors:
- the LOC134212361 gene encoding polyserase-2-like: MISTIHFILFGTLLTLQCDLLTASYHCGIRKHDFVQLVHRGWKVEEGQWPWHVAIFHRHPNETLQYVCGGSLLNEKHLLTAAHCVTNRKTKRPLTTTLFELHFGQQNLSTVSDSVQIRDVGEVLVHPEYSTHRNDIAVLVMRLAVVYTDLVIPICIDQKVDRDLVELEGHRGWVTGWGTTEMGHVSDVLSMASLPVVSYLSCTKNDPALFGNLVNENVFCAGDLNGTSPGTGDSGGGMYFSDGDRWVLRGVVSFAKVDEQRQQVDTSRYAVFVNVQRYLSWIDEVLAQNAPESAQRSKRISDRECDRYKELVVKRKNGICENSRHPHVVVVTYAANVTGFCTGVLVHESYVLSTCLCTRYSKPERVQIDAYGDVAIETITCHPQYDQSLRVNDVAVFQLASPVTLSNNILPACLASNWTENLYDTLVQAGYGFSRTTGAMQFFESDENEVIREQRCKQITNKSDSLCINNTDLLRNDIYLLPGLPIQSINRRSCMSTLVGLMSYAVVAPKKSRNLPVIDSYTRIARFLDWIEKVIWQEIEADPTTEEPSGRFGATENHIAFPQNMDFVFPDQYEAIKKP, translated from the exons ATGATTTCAACCATCCATTTCATTCTTTTCGGGACCCTCCTTACCCTGCAGTGTGACCTGCTCACCGCATCCTACCATTGCGGCATCCGGAAGCACGACTTCGTCCAGCTGGTGCACCGTGGCTGGAAGGTTGAAGAAGGTCAATGGCCCTGGCACGTGGCCATTTTCCACCGACATCCGAACGAAACCCTCCAGTACGTTTGCGGGGGTAGTCTACTGAACGAGAAACACCTCCTGACGGCAGCACACTGCGTCACAAACCGAAAAACCAAGCGTCCGTTAACGACGACGTTGTTTGAGTTGCATTTTGGACAACAGAACTTGTCCACGGTAAGCGACAGCGTTCAAATTCGGGATGTCGGCGAGGTGCTCGTCCATCCGGAGTATTCAACCCATAGGAACGATATAGCAGTTCTGGTGATGCGACTTGCCGTTGTTTATACGGACCTTGTGATTCCCATATGTATCGATCAAAAAGTGGATCGGGATCTGGTGGAACTCGAAGGGCACCGTGGCTGGGTGACCGGATGGGGAACTACGGAGATGGGGCACGTTTCGGATGTTCTGTCGATGGCGTCCCTACCGGTTGTGAGCTACTTAAGCTGTACCAAAAACGATCCGGCGCTGTTCGGCAATCTGGTCAACGAAAATGTGTTCTGTGCTGGAGATCTAAACG GAACAAGTCCTGGCACGGGTGATAGTGGTGGCGGGATGTATTTCAGTGACGGCGACCGTTGGGTACTCAGAGGCGTTGTCTCTTTTGCGAAAGTGGACGAGCAGAGGCAGCAAGTTGACACCTCCAGGTATGCGGTATTTGTCAACGTGCAGCGTTATTTGAGTTGGATCGATGAAGTATTGGCACAAAATGCACCAGAATCAGCACAGAGATCGAAGCGTATCAGTGACAGGG AGTGCGACAGATACAAAGAGCTTGTGGTGAAACGAAAAAATGGGATTTGCGAAAACTCCAGACACCCTCATGTG GTAGTTGTGACGTATGCTGCCAATGTGACAGGATTCTGTACTGGAGTTCTAGTGCATGAGAGCTACGTTCTGTCAACTTGCCTTTGCACACG TTACAGCAAACCTGAGCGAGTGCAGATTGATGCATACGGAGACGTGGCTATTGAAACCATAACTTGCCATCCACAGTACGACCAGAGTCTCAGAGTTAACGATGTGGCGGTCTTCCAATTGGCTTCACCCGTAACGCTTTCCAACAATATTTTGCCAGCCTGTTTGGCAAGCAATTGGACGGAAAACCTCTACGACACACTTGTCCAAGCTGGGTACGGCTTCAGCAGAACAACTG GTGCAATGCAATTTTTCGAATCGGACGAAAACGAGGTTATTCGAGAACAGCGTTGCAAGCAAATTACGAATAAGTCCGATTCACTGTGCATAAATAATACCGATTTGCTTCGCAATGATATCTATCTACTGCCGGGGTTGCCCATCCAATCGATCAATCGGCGGTCCTGCATGTCCACCCTTGTCGGATTGATGAGCTACGCTGTAGTGGCCCCAAAGAAATCTAGAAACCTGCCGGTGATTGACAGTTACACGAGAATTGCTCGcttcctggactggatcgaaaaggtcatttggcaggaaATCGAGGCTGATCCAACAACGGAGGAACCTAGCGGCAGGTTTGGCGCTACGGAGAATCATATCGCTTTTCCACAGAATATGGATTTTGTGTTCCCTGATCAGTATGAAGCAATAAAAAAGCCTTGA